In the Deinococcus humi genome, one interval contains:
- a CDS encoding DUF421 domain-containing protein, giving the protein MSGPEIIPFDWQRIWLGDAPPLFLLEIVFRTAVIFVWLLLLLQLTGKRGLAQLSALELVIVIALGSAAGDPLFYPEVPLLHAMLALALVVGFQRVLAGLVVRSERVETFMEGQPVELVRDGVFSVAALEQANLSREDLFEKLRSEGVMQLGEVRRAYFEQDGDLSVFRHDTDSPPGLPVVPPWDLEPPTVLNPDLPQQGFVACLNCGRVQQVSGLLGGCTCGGLEGWTAATTDPLAGAGMSADQS; this is encoded by the coding sequence TTGAGCGGCCCGGAAATCATCCCTTTCGACTGGCAGCGCATCTGGCTGGGTGACGCGCCGCCGCTGTTCCTGCTGGAAATCGTCTTCCGCACCGCCGTGATCTTCGTCTGGTTGCTGCTGCTGCTGCAGTTGACCGGCAAGCGCGGGCTGGCCCAGCTCAGCGCGCTGGAACTGGTGATTGTCATCGCGCTGGGTTCGGCAGCGGGCGACCCGCTGTTCTATCCCGAGGTCCCGCTGCTGCACGCCATGCTGGCACTGGCGCTGGTGGTGGGCTTTCAACGGGTGCTGGCCGGGCTGGTGGTCCGTTCCGAGCGGGTGGAAACCTTCATGGAAGGCCAGCCGGTGGAGCTGGTCCGCGACGGTGTATTCAGCGTGGCCGCACTGGAGCAAGCCAACCTGAGCCGGGAGGACCTGTTCGAGAAACTGCGGTCTGAAGGAGTGATGCAACTGGGCGAGGTCCGCCGTGCCTACTTCGAGCAGGACGGTGACCTGTCCGTCTTCAGACACGACACGGACTCGCCCCCCGGTCTTCCCGTGGTGCCGCCGTGGGACCTGGAGCCGCCTACGGTGCTGAACCCGGATCTGCCTCAGCAGGGGTTTGTGGCCTGCCTGAACTGCGGGCGGGTCCAGCAGGTCAGCGGTCTGCTGGGGGGCTGCACCTGTGGTGGACTGGAGGGGTGGACAGCGGCGACCACCGATCCGCTCGCAGGAGCAGGGATGAGCGCCGATCAGTCCTGA
- a CDS encoding metal-sensitive transcriptional regulator, translated as MTATMPISDREAEKTKILNRLRRLEGQVRGLQKMVEEEKDCVEVMTLYASVRSALESTGDVILETYVEMCQAREEKPANLVRLLKLAR; from the coding sequence ATGACTGCGACCATGCCCATCAGTGACCGTGAAGCTGAAAAGACGAAGATTCTCAACCGTCTGCGCCGCCTGGAAGGACAGGTTCGGGGCTTGCAGAAGATGGTGGAGGAAGAAAAGGACTGCGTGGAGGTCATGACCCTCTACGCCAGCGTCCGAAGTGCGCTCGAGTCCACTGGCGACGTGATTCTGGAGACCTACGTGGAGATGTGCCAGGCCCGCGAGGAAAAGCCGGCCAACCTCGTGAGGCTGCTCAAGCTCGCCCGGTGA
- a CDS encoding MBL fold metallo-hydrolase has translation MYFQRFYDTDLAQASYLIGCQKTGECLVVDPVRDIAQYLDEARNQKLRVTHVTETHIHADYLSGSRELAKATDAKLLLSDEGGEGWHYTYNDGNQTWLYDGDTFMVGNIRLQAVHTPGHTPEHLSFLVTDTPRGDTPSMMLTGDFVFVGDLGRPDLLDEAAGGQDTRFVGASQMFASLRDKFLTLPDYVQVWPGHGSGSACGKALGAVPTTTVGYERALSWWGKLVEQGDEDAFTRELLAGQPDAPLYYGRMKTENRDGPVVLGEVVPLSELSADVVKAKLAAGARLIDTRKKEEHQAAAPVGSVNIPDGGTQETWAGWLLTPGRELILLASKERAEELRRKLWMVGLDHVVGFITSAQELETAAAQPILATALGSHPDALILDVRAKTEYEEGHIPGARQLHAGRLPWTLDTLPRDREIVVHCQGGARSAAAASLLRAEGFDVLELAGGYDAWTKTQNERQSV, from the coding sequence ATGTACTTTCAACGCTTCTACGACACGGACCTCGCGCAGGCGTCCTACCTGATCGGTTGCCAGAAAACCGGCGAATGCCTGGTGGTGGACCCGGTGCGCGACATCGCCCAGTACCTCGACGAGGCGCGGAACCAGAAGCTGCGCGTCACCCACGTCACCGAGACGCACATCCATGCCGATTACCTCTCGGGCAGCCGCGAACTGGCCAAGGCAACAGACGCCAAGCTGCTGCTCTCCGACGAGGGCGGCGAGGGCTGGCACTACACCTACAACGACGGCAACCAGACCTGGCTCTATGATGGCGACACCTTCATGGTGGGCAACATCCGCCTTCAGGCCGTGCACACGCCCGGCCACACCCCAGAGCACCTGAGCTTCCTCGTCACCGATACCCCCCGCGGGGACACGCCGAGCATGATGCTGACCGGCGACTTCGTGTTCGTCGGCGACCTGGGCCGCCCCGACCTGCTCGACGAGGCAGCCGGGGGCCAGGACACCCGCTTTGTCGGCGCCAGCCAGATGTTCGCCTCCCTGCGCGACAAGTTCCTGACGCTGCCCGATTACGTGCAGGTGTGGCCGGGTCACGGCTCGGGCAGTGCGTGCGGCAAGGCGCTGGGCGCGGTGCCCACCACCACTGTCGGCTACGAGCGGGCGCTGAGCTGGTGGGGCAAGCTGGTGGAACAGGGCGACGAGGACGCCTTCACGCGGGAGCTGCTCGCTGGCCAGCCCGACGCGCCGCTGTACTACGGCCGGATGAAGACAGAAAACCGCGACGGTCCCGTCGTGTTGGGTGAAGTCGTGCCGCTGAGTGAACTGAGCGCCGATGTTGTGAAGGCAAAGTTGGCCGCTGGCGCCCGGCTGATCGACACCCGCAAGAAAGAAGAGCACCAGGCCGCTGCGCCTGTCGGCAGCGTCAACATCCCTGACGGTGGCACCCAGGAGACCTGGGCTGGGTGGCTGCTGACCCCGGGCCGCGAGCTGATTTTGCTCGCTTCCAAGGAACGTGCTGAAGAATTGCGCCGCAAGCTGTGGATGGTCGGTCTGGACCACGTGGTCGGCTTTATCACCAGCGCTCAGGAGCTGGAGACAGCAGCCGCGCAGCCCATCCTCGCGACCGCACTGGGCTCGCACCCGGACGCCCTGATTCTCGACGTGCGGGCGAAAACCGAGTACGAGGAAGGTCACATCCCCGGCGCCCGCCAGCTGCACGCCGGACGTCTGCCCTGGACGTTGGACACCCTGCCGAGAGACCGCGAGATCGTCGTGCATTGCCAGGGTGGCGCCCGGAGTGCCGCCGCCGCAAGTCTGCTGCGTGCCGAGGGCTTCGACGTGCTGGAACTCGCCGGGGGCTACGACGCCTGGACGAAGACGCAGAACGAGCGCCAGTCCGTTTAA
- a CDS encoding rhodanese-like domain-containing protein, whose protein sequence is MTYQDIFTTEVEGKKRDGARLIDVREIGEYTQGHIPGAVNLSLSELVGREDEIAPNTILICASGNRSSQAAAYLASLGRTGLMNLSGGITVWIREGRALNRGEQP, encoded by the coding sequence ATGACCTACCAGGACATCTTCACCACTGAAGTCGAAGGCAAGAAGCGCGACGGCGCGCGGCTCATCGACGTGCGCGAGATTGGGGAGTACACCCAGGGGCACATCCCGGGCGCAGTGAACCTGTCCCTGAGCGAGCTCGTCGGGCGCGAGGACGAGATCGCGCCGAACACCATCCTGATCTGCGCGAGCGGCAACCGCTCTTCGCAGGCCGCGGCCTACCTTGCCTCGCTGGGCAGGACCGGGCTGATGAACCTCTCGGGCGGCATCACAGTGTGGATACGCGAGGGCCGCGCCCTCAACCGGGGCGAACAGCCATGA
- a CDS encoding sulfite exporter TauE/SafE family protein, which translates to MIFAWIGAALIGLSLGLLGSGGSILTVPVLVYLVGEPEKLAIAESLAIVGGISLIGAIPYAVKRQIDWRSVLWFGGPGVVGTSLGAALSVYLSGVVQLLLFAAVMLLAAVMMFRPSTVPPQGYAPHLRSPLKIGAEGLGVGVLTGLVGVGGGFLIIPALVLLGGLPMSLAVGTSLLIIAAKSFAGFSKYVHVLAEQNLSMNWTLIALFTIIGIVGSFLGARVGKSISNDSLKRGFAGFLVVMGVYVLATNVPKVLNPSQAATAQLRH; encoded by the coding sequence ATGATCTTCGCCTGGATCGGCGCTGCCCTAATCGGGCTGAGCCTCGGCCTGCTGGGCTCGGGCGGCTCAATCCTGACCGTCCCTGTGCTGGTCTACCTGGTCGGCGAACCCGAGAAGCTGGCGATCGCTGAGAGCCTCGCGATCGTGGGCGGGATCAGCCTGATCGGAGCGATTCCTTACGCCGTCAAGCGCCAGATCGACTGGCGTTCAGTCCTGTGGTTCGGGGGGCCCGGCGTGGTGGGCACGTCCCTCGGCGCGGCCCTGAGCGTCTATCTGTCAGGAGTGGTGCAGTTGCTGCTCTTCGCTGCCGTCATGCTGCTCGCTGCCGTGATGATGTTCCGGCCTTCCACCGTGCCCCCGCAGGGTTATGCACCTCACCTGCGCTCCCCCCTGAAGATTGGCGCGGAGGGACTGGGCGTCGGCGTCCTGACCGGGCTGGTGGGCGTGGGCGGCGGGTTCCTGATCATTCCTGCGCTGGTCTTGCTGGGCGGATTGCCCATGAGTCTCGCGGTGGGCACCAGCCTGCTGATCATCGCCGCCAAGAGCTTCGCAGGCTTTTCCAAGTACGTGCATGTTCTGGCCGAGCAGAACCTGTCGATGAACTGGACCCTGATCGCGCTCTTCACGATCATTGGCATCGTGGGCAGCTTCCTGGGCGCCCGGGTAGGTAAGAGCATCTCCAACGACAGCCTGAAACGGGGCTTCGCGGGCTTTCTGGTCGTGATGGGCGTGTATGTCCTGGCCACCAATGTGCCCAAGGTGCTCAACCCGTCCCAGGCCGCCACAGCGCAGCTGCGGCATTGA
- a CDS encoding YeeE/YedE family protein: MTELLDFLRSPLPWYVGGPLIGLTVPLLLWLGNKGFGISANLRHACAILLPDAIKPSFFRYDWRNERWNLMFAGGLILGGIVAGVVLANPEPTRLSAAGAGSVQALGVQLRPGLVPAELTNLSNPAVWLLLAVSGLLVGFGTRYGGGCTSGHAITGLSTLQVPSLMATVSFFVGGILSANVLLPLFMAVMG, translated from the coding sequence ATGACTGAATTGCTCGACTTTCTCCGTTCCCCGCTGCCCTGGTACGTGGGGGGCCCCCTGATCGGCCTGACCGTGCCATTACTGTTGTGGCTCGGCAACAAGGGCTTCGGGATCTCTGCCAACCTGCGGCATGCCTGCGCCATCCTGCTGCCCGATGCCATCAAGCCCAGCTTTTTCCGCTACGACTGGCGCAACGAACGCTGGAATCTGATGTTCGCGGGCGGACTGATCCTGGGTGGGATCGTGGCTGGCGTCGTGCTGGCCAACCCGGAACCCACCCGCCTGAGTGCCGCCGGCGCGGGGTCGGTGCAGGCGCTGGGCGTGCAGCTGCGTCCTGGTCTGGTCCCGGCGGAGCTGACTAACCTCTCCAACCCCGCCGTGTGGCTGCTGCTGGCCGTCTCCGGCCTGCTGGTGGGCTTCGGCACCCGGTACGGCGGTGGCTGCACCTCGGGGCACGCCATCACGGGCCTCTCCACCCTGCAAGTCCCCTCCCTGATGGCCACGGTGTCTTTTTTCGTCGGCGGCATCTTGAGTGCGAACGTCCTCCTTCCCCTCTTCATGGCGGTGATGGGATGA
- a CDS encoding YeeE/YedE family protein — MTRTSQIPGVHTEPASSARTVTGLLVYLFAGLYFGVVLVKSEAASWYRIQEMFRFESFQMFGLIGSAVVTGMITTMLLRRSGLNSLDGQTIRVTDKEKGWRRYVFGGLTFGVGWGLAGVCPGPIFTLLGAGIWPMLLVLAFALLGTYLYGAFKDRLPH; from the coding sequence ATGACCAGGACCTCCCAGATTCCCGGCGTCCATACTGAGCCCGCCTCTTCCGCCCGAACGGTCACCGGACTGCTGGTCTACCTGTTCGCGGGGCTGTACTTCGGCGTGGTCCTCGTCAAGTCAGAGGCGGCCAGCTGGTACCGCATCCAGGAAATGTTCCGCTTCGAGTCCTTCCAAATGTTCGGCCTGATCGGTTCCGCCGTCGTCACTGGGATGATCACCACGATGCTCCTGCGCCGCAGTGGACTGAACAGCCTGGACGGACAGACCATTCGCGTCACCGACAAAGAAAAGGGCTGGCGGCGGTACGTGTTCGGCGGCCTGACCTTCGGGGTGGGCTGGGGGCTGGCGGGGGTCTGCCCGGGACCGATCTTCACGCTGCTCGGAGCCGGGATCTGGCCCATGCTGCTGGTGCTCGCCTTCGCCCTGCTCGGCACCTACCTCTACGGCGCCTTTAAAGACCGCCTTCCTCACTAA
- a CDS encoding BON domain-containing protein has product MTRNRNERYDPRHDMYRNDMDRSTDMSQDRDDGRFSSMSDNRGLDQRGGYGGMDRENFGRDNYDRGGSSDRDGYGQSGGGMDRERRDYGGMNRDNRGMGDLYRGNQGYGGQGSGGGSDRQGYGQGFDRNSGGMGRDSQRYGNMGQASSGYSDDYSAGMRYGSYSDPYQGNPDYRGGSRMGSFDRDMGSGQSGAVSHRGKGPKGYQRSDERLKEMVSDVLEDEHGVDASDIEVQVQNGEVTLTGTVQDRSQKRRAEDCAESVRGIKDVHNQIRVKRNEQAGHGDDTSTVTAKATSSSQRNKGQTGTS; this is encoded by the coding sequence ATGACCCGTAATCGTAATGAACGATACGACCCCCGCCATGACATGTACCGCAATGATATGGACCGCTCCACGGACATGTCTCAGGATCGCGATGATGGCCGCTTCTCGTCAATGAGTGATAACCGTGGTCTGGACCAACGTGGCGGTTATGGTGGTATGGACCGTGAGAACTTTGGTCGCGACAATTATGACCGGGGCGGCTCTTCGGACCGGGATGGTTACGGCCAGTCCGGTGGCGGCATGGACCGTGAGCGTCGAGACTACGGTGGGATGAACCGTGATAACCGTGGTATGGGTGATCTGTACCGAGGCAATCAGGGGTATGGTGGCCAGGGTTCGGGTGGAGGCTCTGACCGCCAGGGATATGGTCAGGGCTTTGACCGTAACTCCGGTGGCATGGGCCGCGACAGCCAACGCTATGGGAACATGGGCCAGGCGAGCTCTGGCTACAGTGACGATTACAGCGCTGGGATGCGTTATGGCTCGTACAGTGACCCCTATCAGGGCAATCCTGACTACCGTGGCGGTTCCAGGATGGGGAGTTTTGACCGCGACATGGGCTCTGGCCAGTCGGGCGCGGTCAGTCACCGCGGCAAAGGCCCCAAGGGTTACCAGCGCAGCGATGAGCGCCTGAAGGAAATGGTCAGTGATGTCCTGGAGGACGAACACGGCGTGGACGCCAGCGACATTGAAGTTCAGGTGCAAAACGGCGAGGTGACCCTCACTGGTACGGTGCAGGACCGCTCCCAGAAGCGGCGTGCGGAGGACTGCGCCGAGAGCGTGCGCGGCATCAAGGATGTCCACAACCAGATTCGCGTCAAGAGAAATGAGCAGGCGGGTCATGGCGACGACACCAGCACGGTGACAGCCAAGGCCACCTCGTCCAGCCAACGGAATAAAGGTCAGACGGGCACCAGCTGA
- a CDS encoding phospholipase D-like domain-containing protein: MPRTPHFTSGNAAEALIDGAAYFGHLAGQLEQLGQGDEVHLAGWRITPDQSLRPLVPGAPTLSAQLSHLSARGVRVRALLWRFPFPPAGWVLPRFRDNVRFARQIRARGGEAVLDGRLRRDVPSSHHQKAVVLRSANDVSAYVGGIDLCRGRWDTPDHTGRRADLRGDFQAWHDVACLVRGKAAAQVWENFTERWNDRTRPGRFDAPPPPVQTPRPKGLCCGQQHVQVLRTLAPGVYPFAPQGEQSVRLAYERAIERAEHYIYLEDQMVWPCSLIDRLRAAAGRGVQVMLVMTRAYEVPGLLAFHNTLRRRTLERVRGGNPANLHTFHLRQAARGSVIYLHSKLMVVDDCLAIIGSANVNWRSATTDSELALSIVDGERVAGQMNGQPMEVARFAKTLRLALWSEHLGLDHEVLDDPIQALAAWPCGRPGTQRHHAVVHRVPYPRLPVPHWIAHLMNPHVVAARRP, from the coding sequence GTGCCCCGCACCCCCCACTTCACCAGTGGGAACGCCGCTGAGGCCCTGATTGACGGCGCGGCGTACTTCGGCCACCTGGCCGGCCAACTTGAGCAGTTGGGGCAGGGCGACGAAGTGCATCTCGCGGGCTGGCGGATCACGCCAGACCAGTCCCTGCGGCCTCTGGTCCCTGGGGCCCCGACGTTGAGTGCACAACTCAGTCACCTGAGCGCACGGGGCGTGCGGGTGCGCGCCCTGCTGTGGCGCTTTCCCTTCCCACCCGCCGGCTGGGTCCTGCCCCGCTTCCGGGACAACGTACGTTTCGCCCGTCAGATTCGCGCCAGGGGTGGCGAGGCGGTCCTTGATGGCCGCCTGCGCCGGGACGTGCCCAGTTCCCACCACCAGAAAGCGGTGGTGCTGCGTTCTGCAAACGATGTGTCCGCCTATGTCGGGGGAATAGACCTGTGCCGTGGGCGCTGGGACACTCCAGACCACACCGGCCGCCGGGCAGACCTTCGGGGCGACTTCCAGGCATGGCACGACGTGGCGTGCCTGGTGCGCGGGAAGGCTGCCGCGCAGGTTTGGGAGAATTTCACCGAGCGCTGGAATGACCGCACCCGCCCCGGACGCTTCGATGCACCGCCACCCCCAGTGCAAACGCCTCGTCCGAAGGGCCTGTGCTGTGGTCAGCAACATGTTCAGGTGCTGCGGACCCTGGCGCCGGGCGTCTACCCCTTCGCGCCCCAGGGAGAGCAGAGCGTGCGTCTGGCCTACGAGCGGGCCATTGAGCGCGCCGAGCACTACATCTACCTTGAGGACCAGATGGTGTGGCCCTGCAGCCTGATCGACCGACTGCGCGCCGCGGCGGGCCGTGGGGTACAGGTCATGCTGGTGATGACGCGGGCGTATGAGGTGCCGGGCCTGCTTGCCTTTCACAACACCCTGCGCCGCCGGACCCTGGAGCGCGTTCGTGGGGGCAACCCAGCCAACCTCCACACCTTCCATCTGCGGCAGGCAGCCCGAGGGTCCGTGATCTACCTGCACTCCAAACTCATGGTTGTGGATGACTGCCTGGCGATCATCGGTTCAGCCAATGTGAACTGGCGCAGCGCGACCACAGATTCCGAGCTCGCGCTCTCCATAGTGGACGGTGAGCGGGTGGCGGGACAGATGAATGGGCAACCGATGGAGGTGGCCCGCTTTGCCAAAACGTTGCGCCTCGCGCTATGGAGCGAACACCTGGGTCTGGATCATGAGGTGCTCGACGACCCCATTCAGGCCCTGGCGGCCTGGCCATGCGGACGGCCCGGAACGCAGCGACATCACGCAGTGGTTCATCGCGTACCGTACCCACGGCTTCCTGTCCCGCATTGGATTGCCCACCTGATGAACCCACATGTCGTTGCCGCCAGGCGACCTTGA
- a CDS encoding MFS transporter, with amino-acid sequence MTPPDSAAPARSRVIAASPVYYGWVIVAAGTLGVIMTTPGQTVGVSAFLDPIIKELGLSRSLVSTLYLLGTLMGALAMSFVGRAIDRFGPRRIVTVVAALFALACVLMGFVRGPWTLLVGFVLLRGLGQGALGLVSAHVVNLWFVRRRGLALGLTGLGAALANGLFPPVIQALIEAHGWRSAYMMLGGLVAVTILPVGAMLFRDRPERYGLIPDSHSAPSGAPLPVEQALTLPQARRTPMFWLLIASGALQSALGTGLIFHHFSLLADAGVTRDTAALVFVPIAAVYATSNLLSGVFLDRFSPRRLIPASLVALTLALLAPLLIHDGPTALAYGGLLGLMQGMQSAVSVSAWGYYFGRTHLGAIRGLAFTTSVAGTAFGPLLFALGKDWTGSYASVLLVSALVPLLLAAVAWKTPVPAVNQDGT; translated from the coding sequence TTGACCCCGCCTGATTCGGCTGCTCCCGCCCGCAGCCGCGTGATTGCAGCCTCGCCCGTGTATTACGGCTGGGTCATCGTGGCAGCGGGCACGCTGGGCGTGATCATGACCACGCCCGGACAGACGGTGGGCGTTTCGGCGTTTCTCGATCCGATTATCAAGGAGCTGGGATTAAGCCGCTCTCTGGTGTCTACCCTGTACCTGTTGGGAACCCTGATGGGCGCGCTCGCCATGTCGTTCGTGGGCCGCGCCATCGACCGCTTCGGGCCGCGCCGGATCGTGACGGTGGTGGCCGCGCTCTTCGCCCTGGCCTGTGTCCTGATGGGCTTCGTGCGTGGGCCGTGGACGCTGCTCGTGGGCTTCGTCCTGCTGCGTGGGCTGGGCCAGGGCGCCCTGGGGCTGGTCAGCGCGCACGTGGTCAACCTGTGGTTCGTGCGCCGCCGGGGCCTGGCCCTCGGGCTCACCGGACTCGGGGCGGCCCTCGCCAACGGCCTGTTTCCCCCGGTGATCCAGGCCTTGATCGAAGCCCACGGCTGGCGCAGCGCCTACATGATGCTGGGAGGGCTGGTCGCCGTGACAATCCTGCCGGTTGGGGCAATGTTGTTCCGGGACCGCCCCGAACGTTATGGGTTGATCCCTGACAGCCACTCGGCCCCATCTGGCGCACCCCTACCCGTCGAGCAGGCCCTCACGCTGCCCCAGGCCCGGCGCACGCCCATGTTCTGGCTGCTGATCGCCAGCGGCGCGCTGCAATCCGCTCTGGGCACCGGTCTGATCTTTCATCACTTTTCGCTGCTGGCCGACGCGGGGGTCACCCGCGACACGGCGGCACTGGTGTTCGTTCCGATCGCCGCCGTGTACGCCACGTCCAACCTGCTGAGCGGCGTGTTCCTCGACCGCTTCTCCCCCCGCCGGCTGATTCCCGCGTCGCTGGTGGCACTGACCCTCGCGTTGCTGGCGCCACTCCTGATCCATGACGGGCCCACCGCCCTGGCCTACGGTGGATTGCTGGGTCTAATGCAGGGCATGCAGTCCGCAGTCTCGGTCAGCGCATGGGGCTATTACTTCGGGCGGACACACCTGGGGGCCATCCGGGGTCTGGCCTTCACCACCTCGGTGGCAGGCACGGCCTTCGGGCCGCTGCTCTTCGCGCTTGGCAAGGATTGGACTGGGTCCTACGCGTCTGTCCTGCTGGTCAGCGCCCTGGTGCCCCTGTTGCTGGCTGCCGTGGCCTGGAAAACTCCAGTTCCAGCTGTGAACCAGGACGGCACTTGA
- a CDS encoding SulP family inorganic anion transporter yields MNLATYKQEWFGNIRGDVLAGIVVALALIPEAIAFSIIAGVAPKVGLYASFCIAIITAFIGGRPGMISAATGAMALLMIDLVRDHGIEYLFAATILTGVIQVLFGWAKLARYLKFVPRSVMTGFVNALAILIFLAQLPQFVGEGWPMYAMVAAGLAIIVLLPRLFKAIPSALVAIVVLTAVAIFTGVNVKTVGDMGELPTALPFFSLPQIPLNLETLQILFPVAATLAIVGLLESLLTAQIVDDMTVSTSDKNQESGAQGTANIVTGFFGGMAGCAMIGQSVINVSNGGRGRLSAFVAGAFLLLLIVVAQPLVIQIPMAALVAVMFVVAFSTFNWSSFRTLRTFPKSEGIVMVTTVAATVITHDLSIGVLIGVLLSAVFFARKVSQLSTITSELSPDGRERHYRVDGQMFFVSTYDFAHAFDITEDLDRVVIDLTHTHLWDSSAVGAIDKVALQFMRRGVDVEVVGMNEASATLIDRVAVYDKPGALDRAPGH; encoded by the coding sequence TTGAATCTTGCAACTTACAAGCAGGAATGGTTCGGCAACATCCGGGGCGACGTGCTCGCCGGCATCGTGGTCGCGCTCGCCCTAATTCCCGAGGCCATTGCCTTTTCCATCATCGCTGGCGTTGCCCCCAAAGTTGGCCTGTACGCCTCATTCTGCATCGCCATCATCACCGCCTTCATCGGTGGCCGCCCCGGCATGATCAGTGCCGCGACGGGCGCCATGGCGCTGCTGATGATCGACTTGGTGAGGGACCACGGCATCGAGTATCTCTTCGCGGCCACCATCCTGACCGGCGTCATTCAGGTGCTGTTCGGCTGGGCCAAGCTGGCCCGTTACCTGAAATTCGTGCCCCGCAGCGTCATGACCGGATTCGTGAACGCGCTGGCCATCCTGATCTTCCTGGCCCAGCTGCCGCAGTTCGTGGGCGAGGGCTGGCCGATGTACGCCATGGTGGCCGCGGGACTGGCCATCATCGTCCTGCTGCCCCGGCTGTTCAAGGCCATCCCCAGCGCCCTCGTGGCGATCGTGGTGCTGACCGCTGTGGCGATCTTCACCGGCGTGAACGTCAAGACCGTAGGTGACATGGGTGAGCTGCCCACCGCCCTGCCCTTCTTCAGCCTGCCGCAGATTCCGCTGAATCTCGAGACCCTGCAGATTCTCTTCCCCGTCGCCGCCACACTCGCCATCGTGGGCCTGCTTGAATCGCTGCTCACCGCGCAGATCGTCGATGACATGACGGTGTCCACCAGCGACAAGAACCAGGAGTCAGGTGCGCAGGGTACCGCCAATATCGTGACGGGCTTCTTCGGGGGCATGGCGGGCTGCGCGATGATCGGGCAGAGCGTGATCAACGTGAGCAACGGGGGCCGGGGCCGCCTGTCCGCCTTCGTCGCCGGCGCCTTTCTGCTGCTGCTGATCGTGGTGGCGCAACCGCTGGTCATCCAGATTCCGATGGCGGCGCTGGTTGCCGTGATGTTCGTCGTGGCGTTCAGCACCTTCAACTGGAGCAGCTTCCGCACGTTGAGGACCTTCCCGAAAAGCGAGGGCATCGTGATGGTGACCACCGTGGCGGCCACCGTGATCACGCACGACCTGTCCATTGGCGTGTTGATCGGCGTGCTGCTGAGTGCCGTCTTCTTCGCCCGCAAGGTCTCACAGCTCTCCACCATCACCAGCGAACTCAGCCCGGATGGGCGCGAGCGCCACTACCGGGTGGATGGCCAGATGTTCTTCGTCAGCACCTACGATTTCGCGCACGCGTTCGATATCACCGAGGACCTCGACCGGGTCGTGATCGACCTGACACACACCCACCTGTGGGACAGCAGCGCCGTCGGGGCCATTGACAAGGTGGCGCTGCAGTTCATGCGCCGGGGCGTGGACGTGGAAGTGGTGGGCATGAACGAGGCCAGCGCCACCCTGATCGACCGTGTGGCCGTCTATGACAAGCCCGGCGCACTCGACCGTGCCCCCGGCCACTGA